The sequence agtcggtgctgttgtatttatgtatgttattaatattaacagtcggtgctgtgtatttatgtatgttattattaatatttaacagtcgtgctgttgtatttatgtatgttattataatatttaacagtggtgctgttgtatttatgtatgttattattaatatttaacagtcgtgtctgttgtatttatgttgttAGTATTAATATTACAGTCGGTGcgttgtatttatgtatgttattaatatttaacagtcggtgctgttgtatttatgtatgttattattaatatttaacagtCGGTGCTGTTGTATTATGTATTTTAGTAATATTTAACGTCgtgctgttgtatttatgtatgttattattaatatttaacagtCGTGctgtttattttatgtatgttattattatatttaacagTCGTGCTGTTGTATTTAGTATGTATTAATATTTGACAGTCGTGCtggtatttatgtatgttattattaatttaacagtcggtgctgttgtatttagtatgttattattatatttaacagtcggtgctgttgtatttattatgttattattaacagtcggtgctgttgtatttatgtttgttattattaatatttacagtcggTATATTtaatacatataataaaaaagagggtttataagtgtttgtgtatgtatgcatctgtgtctaggATGTGTAatataatgtgtaaataactaagaataagatttactaaaggataaaagtagaaaGGGGGTCGACTTGTAAGTTGTTTATcaccttcttctcctccttttgaacatggaaaatgtttgttgcgtttgaatgactttcaatattGGAAGACGTGTGCTaaaagtacatgaccttatttatgtcattttaattatatatgtatgcaggaatgcatgtatatacatcttttattttaatgttgttgttttttttatgttcaaataaactattaactaTTAAACTATTAATGTAtgtcattattaatattaaacagtcggtgctgttgtatttatgtatgtcaTTATCAATATTTGCCAGTCATGCTGTAGTGTAATGTTGTTCTCCATCCATTGCTTTTTCTCCAGCTGATACTAAACATCAGAGAGTTGTAGCTGATTTCAGACCCATCATGAGAACATCTTCTATTAGAGAATCCAGACAGAAAGACTCAGGAGACAAAGTGAAGACATCAGATCATCTTAATAATCAGCTTCTTATTTATTGTCTCCGTACAGCAGATACAGACTACAACATTTTaacagtgtgcctactacttggtgcacatcctaataacaataaaactaaaaagtaatgaagtgtttcgtgtcttaacccttcagagacctttttaaaacatctttaagACCTTATGTTACCCATAAACAGCTAGGAagcacttttagcgtgtatagacccaacatatttccacatgtaaatctgtaaagtacgtgtttatttcaaccaacactagagttgtgatggttgtaaAAGTGTAGAGATGACCAAAAACGgcttttaatagttttatttgATTTCTGTCAAGTTTGAATGACGTGTGTTTTAAGATGCTAAAATTTActtggagtctggtgggtttggtccATTGTGACATTGGCAAACTTCAACTGGCTGTCCTGAACTGCAAAGGTCTTATTatacttttcattttctttccttctttttctttttcagactcAAGTTATCAGTTCAGGCGATAATCAACACCCGAtcagactatatatatatatatgtgtttccATTAAAATATTATGGGTCCTATCTTCCTGCTGCAGCCGCCCAACTGGAAACATATCTGACTTTTCTTCCACGTTGCAGCGAGCAGCGACTGCTTTAAACATCCCAGACGGAAACAAGATTCACAAGCATCAGTTGGTTTTCTTGTGCTGGTACACAGTTTCAGGAAAACAAGACCTGTTGTGAGATTAAATGCTTAATGAAAGAAATAAGAAGAGATGAGCTGATTTTCTGCTGGACGTTGGTCCTGGAGAACTACTGCACAGGACGGATCTTCATGCTGATGGTCTTCAGGGAGTAGTTAGAACCTTTCCAACTATACCAACTCACTCCAACACCAGAAAGAGTGCTTTGAGCCCCACCACCATAAATACCGTTTGGATTTGCAGTGAGACAGGTGTTGTACCAGAACGCCCCCATGTGTGATTTGGCACAGTTCCCTAGAGCCCAGCGGTCGTTGTCGTTGTCGAAGGTGGAGAATTTCATTCCGATGTGACGAGTCAGGGAGTCTcctacagaaacacaacaagTCTTTAATCACAACATTATGATTCCACTAACAATGATTTATACTTTTGGAGTGTATTTACTCCAGAAAGTCTACTTCTCTACCTACAGAAAGAACTACTGAACTAAAAATAACTGGACTGGTGACGTTCAATGGCTATTATGGTATATTTAATCAGtgcctccaggattttgcgatgTCGCAATGGCGCcaaatcaaccaatcaccgtgactttggtgcaattttgatacatttttttgtttctgccatgaagacgagacgtgtgtgactcaaacatctcacattcacCAACAAAACGTAAGTTTTGTAActgaaagttgctgctgtttcaatcctgtcggctctctgcagcgggcggggcgcgcacgcacgcacacgcacgcacgcgcacgcgcgcacgcacgcacacacacacacacacacgcgaggACAGCTCcgctcgttattgtaagtgcaatgatgaGTAAAAatccaataagtcctttatcaaaccgcATGAATATGTCACAGGAGAGGGaactaactaacaatgtaaagatcaacaagacTCTGacacacatgttcaaatttgattaattcaataaattattattttttgtcttaaatacCACCCATTGCAGCATCCTGAACCTCTTTTGTTATTTTAGCAACACTCAGCccagagtagttttattctccccataacaagtttcctttttgtttaaaaaaaagtattcaatgttttttgtttaacgTATTCTGAGCTTTAAAagctcctctctttttcttttcaaggATGTCTGTAGAGCTACACTGAAGTTGGCAGTTTGATAAATTAAGTTATTTCAATTGATATTGTGTAATATTTCAATCTTTGTGTGCTAAAAAGCCACATAAGTTTCTGTAGATGGCAATACACATTCTTcttttttgccaaataaatttGTATCTTAgtatcttattctattttagcctttttaatatttatttttcatgactgattttatttttattgttttatgataAGCTTCTGTACCTGTATAGAAACATATAGGAGTCATCATTTGGTCCGTTTGAACCTCAGCTCTGCAGACGAGTGTCTCGCCGCGGAGCCCCGCTATCTGTCAGCATGCAGAGGGGACGGACATGATTGGCTTACGCACTCTCAGGTACACATGTGTCATTTAATGTGAATCGGTCATCGTATTACCGCTGTAATTCGGTCGGTACCATAAAAAGTTCAGGATGCAGTACCCACCACTAAACCTGATAAAGACTCAAATCATTGACAATGTTTGAACCAACCTCACACTCCACAACATTCATGGCTGAAATTCTCGTCCTTAACGTGGAAACCTCACCTGCTCCTCCATTACTGAATCCAGAAACTTGCAGTTTGTATCCGTAGGACTGTGAGTTAATGGAGAATGAGGAGTAGCGAGCGAACGCTTTATTTCCTTCAAAGTCCTCCATTTCGACCAGCAGCTCGCACTTTTTCCTCCGAGTCAGGTGGTAGAGAGACTCGAGACCTGAAAACAAAGATAAGCATTTAGAACCAGTTCTATGAAGACATGACTGTTTGGTTTCGTTCCTCACCGAGCCAGTACTCTCCAGCAGCGGTACCAAAGCCGGTCTTGTACTGATCCCAGCCCCTGTAGAAGTTCACTGTGCCGTCCATCCTCCTCTGGAACacctgggggagggggggggttaacTAGCTGAACTACAAGATATCTGACAGCTCATGTTTCCAGACAACAAGGATTTTACTGGAATGTGATTTATTGTGAAGGAACTACAGGAAGTGTTGACTTCAGTTAAAATACTCACCATCCACCGTCCTCCTTTTGAATCCATATCACAGtacacctacacacaaacacaggttaATGTGAGTGTGAGGGGTTTAACATAGACTGTAGAAAATAATGGACATTAACTAgtacatcattattattattattattattctgggtttgaaaagtgaagccacaTGGAGACCAGAACATGACTTGAGtctcaataaataaaaatatttgaaaaattaaaGCTGCGAGCAGCACTGGACGGGCCCTCGCTACCCTGCACGTGTCGGGGTTACTGGTGCACGCTGCTCCTTGCAGCCGTGCATTAGCGCggcactcagacactgcaaatcaTCATCCatgaaaagggaactctctgctgatttcaatgatacctcacacaaaaTTCTACATCATACAGGTCATGAGGGTTAGCATCAACCACAGCCCTAATCATCTGTATCAGAAGCATCAGTCAGAACTTGTAACTCTTCACGTCATTATTTGTCTAAAGTTCAATCTGCGTCCCAGAGAGGATGAAGTGTACCTGGACAGCAGACGTGGCTCCGATGGGATAAATGGTGTACACTCCACTGGGTCGGCCGTTGTCATTATTATAAATGTCGCTGCAGTCCAGCGGCAGAAAGAGCTCGCAGCTGGTCAACAGTGGAGCCAGCAGGACAAGGACGACCGAAAGCAGCTGGAACAGAAGAGATGAAGTCATTTAGTTTGATCAAAAAACAATTTCTGACTTTGGGCTCTGCAGCAAGATCAGGGAGTCTCTGCTGTCGTTGACGCATTCTCATTTTGGTTGGTGCTGACTTGAAAACTGTGCTGATATCTACTAGATATCTACTCTATGTGGGTTTGTCCACAGGGTCCCCCCTTCCCGCGTCATGCAGAGCTTGAATACACTGTAAAGCAAGAGGAAGACTTTTGCTTTCCCGGGTCCAAATTCTGGGGCCACCAATGATTAAAATGTGCATGTGCTGAACCTGTTAACATATGAAACTACTGATTAACAATTAGACAAACAATCAGATATACAgaggggagaacaagtatttgatccactgctgattttgcaggttttcctacttccaaagcatgtagaggtctgtcaTTTGTATCATAGGTTGACTGGgagagacggaatctaaaaGAAACCAGCAAAATcgtcagtgtatcaaatacttgttctccccactgtatatatatacatacgtaggtatgaatatatatacatatctatgtatgtatgtatgtatacatacacacacacacaaaccagatATATAAAGTTACAAACTCACCTTCATGGTCAGATTTCAGCTGAACTGAAGATCCTGATGTCTCTGATGTGTCTGATGTCTCCAGTGACTCATGGTGTCTCTCCCTCTTATTTATACtcttaagggttagggttagcaggggggggggggctgtggtgACGCTCCGAGCCCCCCCTGGGTATCAATCTGCGGCCTATCACATCTCTCCATGATACTGtaacttgagtgtgtgtgtgtgtgtgtgtgtggtgtcataCTGATGGTTTCTGGTAAAGGTTCCTTCTCTTCTGATGAATTTcttataatgtacagtataacagAATCTGCCATTATGGCGCCCTGCATAATTATCTAACTTCCAGTGAAGAGACTGCTTCTGCTGAGGAAAGGGTgtccaaaaaaactaaaaatatttgtttagTAAACCTGACTAATAGGTTGCGGACCACTgaaggttgtgtgtgtatacacttTAAAGTTTACCATGTTGGTACTGGAGTCCAATAAGCCAAGGTGTTCCTgatattctgtgtgtgtttatgcgtctgtgtaggtatgtgtgtgtacgtgtctgTGTGTAAAAGTTCCTTCTTTTTGATGAATTGAATCCTGCCAAGTTTAGCAATGGCCGAGGGAATACTCCATTTGGCtcagctcctcctcctcggaatgtgaaatatttgtaaatgtgctgtatttatataNNNNNNNNNNagtcttaacgactactcaaagcgcttcatacagaaaacattcaccattcatacactggggccgaggctgccgtacaagggatagcctaattaaataaaaactcacacacattcacactccgatgcagcATCGGAggcaactctgggttcagtgttttgcccaagggtcagggattgaaccaccaaccttccaattggcaggcaaccgatCTACCAGTAAGCCACATCCGCCCCTATCTGGTCAGATTGTTCTGTTGCAGGTAAGCGGAATaacgacccaaaagcagagatgagggaggcaggcaggagtagGTAGACATGGATTTCTTAACTCAGTCAGGAAGAGGCACGGCAGGGAACAAAGACACAAGACTGACaaaatgatctgacaagagacaagggaagcacagacattaaattcACAAGGCAATGAGGTAACTAGCATGTGACAAGAAGGGCAGGgaatcaggtggaaaacatcaggcaatcacaagagagggaagacacaggaagtagaacNNNNNNNNNNacgagacaaaaaccagacttcaaaataaatcaggaaacagaacataaagacagacactcccaggggaacacaagacaagaacagaaaaacaagacCTCCTTTGGATCATCCAAatggtcattggcaaacttaaGACGGCCTTGACATGtactggtttaagcaggggaaccttctgtgccatgcatgatttcaaaccatgacgtcttgGNNNNNNNNNNacagtaaccttggaaacggtggtcccagctctttccAGGTCCttgaccagctcctcccgtgtagttctgggctgatttctcacctttcttaggatcattgagaccccacgaggtgagatcttgcatggagccccagtccgagggagattgacagtcatgtt is a genomic window of Etheostoma spectabile isolate EspeVRDwgs_2016 chromosome 11, UIUC_Espe_1.0, whole genome shotgun sequence containing:
- the LOC116697571 gene encoding microfibril-associated glycoprotein 4, yielding MKLLSVVLVLLAPLLTSCELFLPLDCSDIYNNDNGRPSGVYTIYPIGATSAVQVYCDMDSKGGRWMVFQRRMDGTVNFYRGWDQYKTGFGTAAGEYWLGLESLYHLTRRKKCELLVEMEDFEGNKAFARYSSFSINSQSYGYKLQVSGFSNGGAGDSLTRHIGMKFSTFDNDNDRWALGNCAKSHMGAFWYNTCLTANPNGIYGGGAQSTLSGVGVSWYSWKGSNYSLKTISMKIRPVQ